In one Paraburkholderia azotifigens genomic region, the following are encoded:
- a CDS encoding DotU family type IV/VI secretion system protein, with product MARNRPEPEEGDLVTEQFRTFLDELVRAQTRFSELPDADPDLAAQSMSRHLLDLLEIQTLQSRRDSTRFEMETIADARYLKAVLADEILLNSQWSGRDRWTGYLLESTLFRTNVAGDQIFRRIEQLLSDREPSDRNLARLYLFALAMGFQGRFRDTDAAARLRSYREELYEFVYQRRPDLGGRERVLSEAAYGNTLSHVAPRKLPTVSRWTVILMLAAVSLLAISEMLWLWQSWPVRDALHADPVTGRSS from the coding sequence ATGGCACGCAACCGACCCGAACCCGAAGAAGGCGATCTCGTGACGGAACAGTTCCGCACGTTTCTCGACGAACTCGTCAGGGCGCAGACGCGATTTTCCGAGTTGCCCGATGCCGACCCGGACCTCGCCGCGCAGAGCATGAGTCGTCATCTGCTCGATCTGCTCGAAATCCAGACGCTGCAGTCGCGGCGTGACAGCACGCGCTTCGAGATGGAGACGATCGCCGACGCCCGCTATCTGAAAGCGGTCCTCGCCGACGAAATACTGCTGAATTCTCAGTGGTCCGGGCGAGATCGCTGGACGGGCTATCTGCTCGAATCGACGCTCTTTCGCACCAACGTCGCGGGCGACCAGATTTTCCGTCGCATCGAGCAACTGCTGTCGGACCGCGAACCGTCGGACCGCAACCTCGCGCGGCTTTATCTGTTCGCACTGGCGATGGGCTTCCAGGGGCGCTTTCGCGATACCGACGCGGCGGCGCGTCTGCGCAGCTATCGCGAGGAACTTTATGAGTTCGTCTATCAGCGTCGCCCGGACCTCGGCGGGCGTGAGCGCGTGTTGTCCGAGGCGGCTTATGGGAACACCCTGTCGCACGTTGCACCGCGCAAGCTGCCGACCGTGAGCCGCTGGACTGTGATTCTGATGCTCGCCGCCGTGTCGCTGCTGGCGATTTCCGAAATGCTGTGGTTGTGGCAGTCGTGGCCCGTACGCGACGCGCTGCATGCCGACCCGGTGACGGGGAGAAGTTCATGA
- the tssK gene encoding type VI secretion system baseplate subunit TssK: MMHDANMAVTDRIEWFEGMLLSPQHFQQMASRIDSLVAWQTLAAAPFSWGVRRLVFDHGLLPAGLLRVLELDAIMPDGTAVTYHAEAEGAGRLELSLEPFAAALSNGPIDFYLVLPVAATMRRSAQIKRFRSSASAPVEDQVSDAPPADIPRLMPNLALAAGELPSAMHVYLRLGSLYKDNEVVRLGEHLPPLLEVARDNPLWTSVASLLGQLRGKAAFVARQTANPSSKVDDRLTQLELKDRLRSLLSALPLAEATLRTPHLHPLSLYLSLASLNGSLAMLKPGGLPPVPADYDHADPLSVFTPLLRSLRESMSEVNEEYREHKFEFRHGAFEISLHPDWIGERLVVGLRGQSDRDLLAWMDGAVIGSQSVYASLRSRRVLGAARRGIDYAEDLGLRSGSGYLLFEVQAEHALVLASELLVIGNPNEGASAQRPQEMLLFVKG, encoded by the coding sequence ATGATGCATGACGCCAACATGGCGGTGACCGACCGTATCGAATGGTTCGAGGGCATGTTGCTCTCGCCGCAGCATTTTCAGCAGATGGCATCGCGAATCGATTCACTGGTTGCGTGGCAGACGCTTGCAGCGGCGCCGTTCAGCTGGGGCGTGCGGCGCCTGGTATTTGACCACGGCCTGCTGCCCGCAGGTTTGCTGCGTGTGCTCGAACTCGACGCGATCATGCCCGATGGCACGGCCGTCACCTATCACGCGGAAGCGGAAGGCGCGGGGCGCCTTGAACTGTCGCTCGAACCGTTCGCGGCAGCCCTCTCGAATGGTCCGATCGATTTCTATCTGGTGTTGCCTGTTGCGGCCACGATGCGCCGTAGTGCGCAGATCAAGCGCTTCCGTTCGAGTGCGAGCGCGCCGGTCGAGGATCAGGTTTCCGATGCGCCGCCCGCCGATATCCCGCGACTAATGCCCAATCTCGCGCTCGCGGCGGGCGAACTGCCCTCGGCGATGCACGTGTATCTGCGGCTTGGCTCGCTGTACAAGGACAACGAGGTGGTGCGGCTCGGCGAGCATCTGCCGCCGCTGCTGGAGGTGGCGCGCGACAATCCGCTCTGGACCAGCGTGGCGTCCCTGCTCGGGCAACTGCGCGGCAAGGCTGCTTTCGTTGCGCGGCAGACCGCGAATCCCTCGTCGAAAGTCGACGACCGGCTGACGCAGCTGGAACTCAAGGACCGCCTGCGCAGCCTGCTGAGCGCATTGCCGCTCGCCGAAGCAACGCTGCGCACGCCGCATCTTCATCCGCTCTCGCTGTATCTGTCGCTGGCGTCGCTCAACGGGTCGCTGGCGATGCTCAAGCCCGGCGGCCTGCCGCCCGTGCCTGCCGACTACGATCACGCCGATCCGCTTTCGGTATTCACGCCGCTGTTGCGCTCGCTGCGCGAGTCGATGTCGGAAGTCAACGAAGAGTACCGCGAGCACAAGTTCGAATTCCGGCACGGCGCGTTCGAAATCTCGCTGCATCCGGACTGGATCGGCGAGCGCCTCGTGGTCGGTCTGCGCGGCCAGTCGGATCGCGATCTGCTGGCGTGGATGGACGGCGCCGTTATCGGCTCCCAGTCGGTCTATGCGTCGTTGCGCAGCCGCCGCGTGCTGGGCGCCGCGCGGCGCGGCATCGACTACGCCGAGGATCTCGGATTGCGTTCGGGTTCGGGCTACCTGCTGTTCGAGGTTCAAGCCGAGCACGCGCTGGTGCTGGCGAGCGAGCTGCTGGTGATCGGCAACCCGAACGAGGGCGCAAGTGCGCAGCGACCGCAGGAAATGCTGCTGTTCGTCAAGGGATGA
- a CDS encoding dicarboxylate/amino acid:cation symporter, whose translation MRTLRTLSHSTLGLIICLAVGGLCGVFAEPVGQFAYFVGQLYLSVVNMAAIPLLVVATFFGLRQVIALPKPRTRVGTIVGLALGLVVVSAIVGTLLGVLIMPGAHLSAAAHAHLGELVLKSASDAEEVRVTLFDHGGGSDEAATGVLSIAEIFPDNFYRALADGRSLGILTGTLLFGMAFAALSREKTKMLSNVFEGVYRSLETIIAHANLLIPVLVLGVAANLTSHTQSATLDAMSGLLLCFAVSSIVLSAVAIGTIAARAGQPFLRVLGSLKAPLLIGFTSGSATAPIPHTIEAMSERLGFSRGVVELVVPFGSVFVRAGSALYYTLATVFVANLYERPLGPGEIVVICGASVIAAFVSAGQNGVATVGYTGLVLSLLNLPVEAAGILLVTVDLICEGPRNVLSLLSVCTVIALVSAGLPSERVAAVDTRGAVVELNPVLRFTFTRGQLVLAAGCVVMVASLIVVMGIGVGAR comes from the coding sequence ATGAGAACGCTTCGTACGCTCTCGCACAGCACGCTCGGCCTTATCATCTGCCTGGCGGTGGGCGGCCTGTGCGGCGTGTTCGCCGAGCCCGTTGGACAATTCGCGTATTTCGTCGGCCAGTTGTATCTTTCGGTGGTCAACATGGCAGCGATCCCGCTGCTGGTCGTGGCGACATTCTTCGGCCTTCGGCAGGTTATCGCCTTGCCGAAGCCGCGCACGCGCGTTGGCACGATCGTCGGTCTTGCGCTTGGGCTCGTGGTGGTCAGCGCAATCGTCGGGACGCTGCTGGGCGTGCTCATCATGCCGGGCGCGCACCTGTCCGCCGCCGCGCATGCGCACCTTGGCGAACTCGTGCTCAAGAGCGCCAGCGATGCGGAAGAAGTGCGCGTGACGTTGTTCGATCACGGCGGCGGTAGCGATGAAGCAGCGACTGGCGTGCTCAGCATCGCCGAGATTTTCCCCGACAATTTCTACCGTGCGCTTGCGGACGGGCGATCCCTCGGTATCCTGACGGGCACGCTCCTGTTCGGCATGGCGTTCGCCGCACTTTCGCGCGAGAAGACGAAGATGCTGAGCAATGTGTTCGAGGGCGTCTATCGCTCGCTCGAAACGATCATTGCGCATGCGAACCTGCTGATCCCGGTCCTGGTGCTGGGCGTCGCTGCCAATCTGACTTCGCACACGCAAAGCGCCACGCTCGATGCGATGAGCGGGCTGCTGCTGTGCTTCGCCGTTTCCTCTATCGTGCTTTCGGCCGTCGCGATCGGCACGATCGCCGCGCGAGCGGGGCAGCCGTTCTTGCGCGTGCTCGGCAGCCTGAAGGCACCGCTTTTGATCGGGTTCACATCGGGCAGCGCAACGGCACCCATTCCCCATACCATCGAAGCGATGAGCGAGCGCCTCGGTTTCAGTCGCGGTGTCGTGGAACTGGTCGTACCGTTCGGGTCGGTTTTCGTTCGCGCGGGCTCGGCGCTGTATTACACGCTGGCGACGGTGTTTGTCGCCAACCTCTACGAACGGCCGCTTGGCCCGGGTGAAATCGTGGTGATCTGCGGCGCATCTGTGATTGCCGCATTTGTTTCGGCCGGGCAGAACGGTGTCGCAACCGTCGGATATACGGGGCTGGTGCTGTCACTGCTCAATCTGCCCGTCGAGGCCGCAGGCATCCTTCTCGTCACGGTCGATCTGATCTGTGAGGGACCGCGCAACGTGTTGAGCCTGCTTTCGGTGTGTACGGTGATCGCACTGGTCTCGGCAGGTCTGCCGTCGGAACGGGTGGCCGCCGTCGACACGCGAGGTGCAGTCGTCGAATTGAACCCGGTGTTGCGCTTCACTTTCACGCGCGGACAGCTTGTGCTTGCCGCGGGCTGCGTCGTGATGGTGGCGTCGCTGATCGTGGTGATGGGAATTGGAGTGGGAGCGAGATGA
- a CDS encoding aspartate/glutamate racemase family protein — protein sequence MALIGILGGMGPLATVDFMDKVVRLTQASRDQEHLPLLVANLPHIEDRSSAILDDGADPLPALLAGIDMLNRNSVGLIAIPCNSAHHWYAQIRAHSAAPVLNIAEICVAAVPPTARRVAVLATGGALVSGFYQRALAERDIEPVTPDDAMQALVAACIDEVKSGDLDSAAAHLETALAMLAELGVTMALMACTEIPLAAQRIAASPVELIDSSLELARATVKYACERGWNRPQ from the coding sequence ATGGCACTCATCGGCATTCTGGGCGGCATGGGGCCGCTAGCGACCGTGGACTTCATGGACAAGGTCGTGCGACTGACGCAAGCGAGCCGCGACCAGGAGCATCTGCCGCTCCTGGTGGCGAACCTTCCGCACATCGAAGACCGTTCGAGCGCGATTCTCGACGATGGTGCCGATCCCCTGCCGGCGCTGCTCGCAGGCATCGACATGCTGAACAGGAACAGTGTCGGGTTGATCGCGATTCCATGCAATTCGGCGCATCACTGGTATGCGCAGATCCGTGCGCACAGTGCCGCTCCCGTGCTGAATATCGCCGAAATCTGCGTAGCCGCAGTGCCACCCACTGCACGACGTGTCGCGGTGCTCGCGACGGGCGGCGCGCTGGTGTCCGGTTTCTATCAGCGTGCGCTCGCTGAGCGTGACATCGAACCCGTCACCCCGGACGATGCGATGCAAGCGCTCGTCGCTGCCTGCATCGACGAAGTCAAGTCAGGAGATCTCGATTCCGCTGCGGCCCACCTCGAGACCGCTCTCGCGATGCTCGCGGAACTAGGCGTAACGATGGCGCTGATGGCCTGTACGGAAATCCCGCTGGCAGCGCAGCGAATCGCCGCATCGCCAGTCGAGCTGATCGATAGCTCGCTCGAACTGGCACGTGCAACTGTCAAATACGCGTGCGAGCGTGGCTGGAATCGCCCGCAATGA
- a CDS encoding dicarboxylate/amino acid:cation symporter — protein sequence MNSSRIYAFVLNPWVVIGSLALGGAFGLFAPEASQKLGFLGDIYVDLLKMTTLPFMISAVIFSLQRLFRDGGTSRLLMRVVTVFLGASVTVAVVGAIVLLIMHPGANISTATMQTFGLMVGSDSSSSDTVMNLYGADLPQKTLNFSDVLTSLVPTNIFAALANGDALKALVFALLFGLAVGRVPERISVGLSQSLETIYHACQKLMHWLSYALPLILFCMSAAQLGKSGVGPLHAMLQFVLAFFITSALLLVLAAVIIWKRSTHSLGKTLDALRAPFALALATRNSAACMPSMIESLVDNLGFARSRVELLVPLTISLLRVGPMVYYVCATLFIAQLYGHSLGVVEVVTVLLASVLAGFASAGMTGLVTVSLVGMTCSYLRLPFEAAFILFLAVDPICDMLRTLILVIGNAAAVSVICPRPLKI from the coding sequence ATGAACTCCAGCAGGATCTATGCATTCGTGCTCAACCCGTGGGTCGTCATCGGCAGTCTGGCACTCGGCGGCGCTTTCGGGCTGTTCGCACCCGAGGCGTCCCAGAAGCTCGGCTTTCTTGGCGACATCTACGTCGATCTGTTGAAGATGACGACCTTGCCGTTCATGATCTCGGCAGTCATCTTCAGCCTGCAGCGACTCTTTCGCGATGGTGGCACCTCGCGTCTGCTGATGCGTGTGGTCACGGTGTTTCTCGGCGCATCGGTAACGGTTGCGGTTGTTGGCGCGATCGTGCTGCTGATCATGCATCCCGGCGCGAACATCTCGACGGCCACGATGCAGACGTTCGGCCTGATGGTGGGCAGCGACAGTTCGTCGAGCGACACGGTGATGAACCTCTATGGCGCCGACCTGCCGCAAAAGACGCTCAATTTCTCCGATGTGCTGACCAGCCTCGTGCCGACCAACATTTTCGCTGCGCTCGCCAACGGTGACGCACTGAAGGCGCTGGTCTTCGCGCTGCTGTTCGGCCTTGCCGTGGGGCGGGTGCCGGAGCGCATTTCCGTGGGGCTCAGCCAGTCGCTGGAAACGATCTACCACGCTTGCCAGAAGCTGATGCACTGGCTGAGCTACGCGCTGCCGCTCATTCTGTTCTGCATGAGCGCGGCACAACTGGGCAAGTCGGGTGTCGGTCCGCTGCACGCGATGCTCCAGTTTGTGCTGGCGTTTTTCATTACCTCGGCGCTACTGCTGGTGCTTGCAGCCGTCATCATCTGGAAGCGTTCGACGCACAGCCTCGGCAAGACGCTGGACGCATTGCGCGCGCCCTTTGCACTCGCGCTCGCTACCCGCAACAGCGCGGCGTGCATGCCGAGCATGATCGAAAGTCTCGTCGATAACCTCGGCTTCGCCCGTTCGCGCGTCGAACTGCTCGTGCCGCTGACGATCTCGCTGTTGCGCGTCGGCCCGATGGTCTACTACGTGTGCGCGACGCTCTTTATCGCCCAGCTGTACGGCCATTCGCTCGGCGTGGTCGAGGTCGTCACCGTCCTGCTCGCGTCGGTGCTGGCGGGGTTCGCCTCCGCTGGCATGACTGGACTCGTGACCGTCTCGCTGGTGGGCATGACGTGCTCCTATCTGCGGCTGCCGTTCGAGGCGGCATTCATTCTGTTTCTTGCAGTGGATCCCATTTGCGACATGTTGCGCACGCTGATTCTCGTGATCGGCAATGCCGCCGCCGTGTCCGTCATCTGTCCTCGTCCGCTGAAGATCTAG
- a CDS encoding DUF4280 domain-containing protein, which produces MGIQVTSGTTLQCSFGVAPSALQVLPANRVMCGAPAATIMDCAPMVNIMPFGQCSSMANPMVAAATAAALGALTPMPCIPVTPAPWAPGSPTVLIGSMPALQNSSKLTCAWGGVIQVVAPAQFTTMTA; this is translated from the coding sequence ATGGGGATTCAGGTTACTTCGGGCACCACGCTGCAATGCAGTTTCGGCGTCGCGCCGTCGGCATTGCAGGTGCTGCCCGCCAACCGGGTGATGTGCGGCGCGCCGGCGGCCACCATCATGGACTGCGCGCCGATGGTCAACATCATGCCCTTCGGGCAATGCAGTTCGATGGCCAACCCCATGGTGGCCGCGGCGACGGCCGCCGCCCTGGGCGCGCTCACGCCGATGCCGTGCATCCCCGTTACGCCCGCCCCGTGGGCGCCCGGCTCGCCGACGGTGCTGATCGGATCGATGCCGGCGCTGCAGAACTCGTCGAAGCTGACCTGCGCGTGGGGTGGTGTGATTCAGGTCGTCGCGCCGGCGCAGTTCACCACGATGACCGCCTGA
- a CDS encoding toxin-antitoxin system YwqK family antitoxin produces MSTPTLAASLPPGADEVETVLVETRDADGNLVNRASLAHGVPHGETVSYAPNGTALSRANYVHGQLDGSLRIFDGQGQLVQEAQYRKGKLDGVTSLYQAGRLASRNHYVSGLLHGESATYAPSGLVTSQMTYEAGKLEREAVFMHDGVVVKRARYSRGKLEGETHEYADNGDLVQSSPYQADLLHGTVRRFAPDGTVMQERLYRQGKPQGEWRAPDTGTPQAGGARGPRLVKNLEKWVRG; encoded by the coding sequence ATGTCAACGCCAACCCTTGCTGCCAGTTTGCCGCCCGGTGCGGACGAGGTCGAAACCGTCCTGGTCGAGACGCGTGACGCGGACGGCAACCTGGTCAACCGCGCGTCGCTCGCTCATGGCGTGCCGCACGGCGAAACGGTGAGTTATGCGCCCAACGGGACGGCTCTCTCGCGCGCGAATTATGTGCATGGCCAGCTCGACGGCAGCCTGCGCATTTTCGACGGGCAAGGCCAACTGGTGCAGGAGGCTCAGTATCGCAAGGGCAAGCTCGACGGCGTGACATCTTTGTATCAAGCCGGGCGTCTCGCGAGCCGTAATCACTATGTGAGCGGGTTGCTGCACGGCGAGAGCGCGACTTATGCGCCTTCGGGGCTCGTCACGTCGCAGATGACGTACGAGGCGGGAAAGCTGGAGCGCGAAGCCGTGTTCATGCACGACGGCGTCGTGGTCAAGCGTGCGCGCTACAGCAGGGGCAAGCTCGAAGGGGAGACGCACGAATATGCCGACAACGGAGACCTGGTTCAGAGTTCGCCCTATCAGGCGGACCTGCTGCATGGCACCGTGCGCCGCTTTGCACCGGACGGCACGGTGATGCAGGAACGGCTCTACCGGCAGGGCAAGCCGCAAGGCGAGTGGCGCGCACCGGATACGGGCACGCCGCAGGCGGGCGGTGCGCGCGGACCCCGCCTTGTCAAGAATCTGGAAAAGTGGGTCAGGGGATAA
- the tssI gene encoding type VI secretion system tip protein TssI/VgrG, whose amino-acid sequence MSTVPSQANCFASVSTPFGTDVLLLDGFGGREAISELYHFDLRMRSTNKALDTQQIVGKSVTVTLKDHSGATRYFNGIVTRFAHSGADVQYGFYSAELAPRLWLLTLGQDRVIWQNQSALDIIKQVLGTFGVTFEDRTKHAGNYLVREYCVQYDESAFRFISRLMEEEGIFYFFSFADGAHTMVLADDPSAHDATTAGTLYFAPDSSIGPQVQRLSAFEMSRGVVAGEHIVSDYDYTQAATLLSSSKGTSSIPTGSRFTFPGKYVAASHGDQIAGTLLQAHNVAQQTGHGEGGYYGLTAGTTFTLSGHPDSSLNVSYVVRAVRHTASNLMYGNEFDVFPATVPFRAPLVTPRPVVSGTHTAKVVGPSDEEIWTDAQGRIKLKFYWDRTPDADQNSSCWVRVAQASAGPGWGHLFLPRIGEEVVVSYVDGDPDRPLVTGCVYNGTNAVPVTLPSMQTQSVIRSRSSKGGTAGNEIRMEDKLNSEELYVHAQKDMTVEIENALSTTVKAGAETHVVQKGDRSIEVSEGKETHTVKGTRTVDVTGDETHTNHAAFTHNISGDHTHKIDGNYTLKVGGNLVIEVIGSISIKAGTSLASEAGTSHASKAGTTLSTEGMTVSHKASATQTVDGGGQLALKGGIVQLN is encoded by the coding sequence ATGTCCACCGTGCCCAGCCAGGCGAACTGCTTTGCCTCCGTCTCGACACCGTTCGGGACGGATGTGCTGCTGCTCGATGGTTTCGGCGGACGTGAAGCCATATCGGAGCTGTACCACTTCGATCTGCGCATGCGTTCGACCAACAAGGCGCTCGACACGCAGCAGATCGTGGGCAAGAGTGTGACGGTGACGCTGAAAGATCACTCGGGCGCCACGCGCTATTTCAATGGCATCGTCACGCGTTTCGCGCATTCGGGCGCAGACGTGCAGTACGGTTTCTATTCCGCCGAACTGGCGCCGCGTCTGTGGTTGCTGACACTCGGTCAGGATCGCGTCATCTGGCAAAACCAGAGCGCGCTCGACATCATCAAGCAGGTGCTGGGCACCTTTGGCGTGACCTTCGAGGACCGCACGAAGCACGCTGGCAACTATCTGGTGCGCGAGTATTGCGTCCAGTACGACGAGAGCGCGTTCCGGTTCATCTCGCGCCTGATGGAAGAGGAAGGGATCTTCTACTTCTTCTCCTTCGCGGACGGCGCGCACACGATGGTGCTGGCGGACGATCCATCCGCACATGATGCGACGACGGCGGGGACGCTCTATTTCGCACCCGATTCGAGCATCGGTCCCCAGGTGCAGCGACTGAGCGCATTCGAAATGTCGCGCGGCGTAGTGGCAGGCGAGCATATCGTCAGCGATTACGACTACACGCAGGCGGCCACGTTGCTGTCGTCGTCGAAAGGCACGTCGAGCATTCCGACCGGGTCGCGCTTCACATTCCCCGGCAAATACGTCGCCGCGTCGCACGGCGACCAGATCGCCGGAACGCTTCTCCAGGCGCACAACGTCGCGCAGCAGACGGGGCACGGCGAAGGCGGCTACTACGGCCTCACGGCAGGCACGACCTTCACGTTGAGCGGCCATCCCGACAGCTCGCTCAATGTCAGCTATGTCGTGCGTGCCGTGCGCCACACGGCCTCGAACCTGATGTATGGCAACGAGTTCGACGTCTTTCCCGCCACCGTGCCGTTTCGCGCGCCGCTCGTGACGCCGAGGCCCGTCGTATCGGGCACGCATACGGCGAAAGTGGTCGGCCCATCGGACGAGGAAATCTGGACCGACGCCCAAGGGCGCATCAAGCTCAAGTTCTACTGGGATCGCACGCCCGATGCCGATCAGAACAGTTCGTGCTGGGTTCGCGTCGCGCAGGCATCGGCGGGACCGGGCTGGGGACATCTGTTTCTGCCGCGCATAGGCGAAGAGGTCGTGGTCAGCTACGTCGACGGCGATCCCGACCGCCCGCTCGTGACGGGCTGTGTGTACAACGGCACCAACGCGGTGCCGGTGACCTTGCCGTCGATGCAGACGCAAAGCGTGATTCGCTCCCGTTCGTCGAAAGGCGGCACGGCCGGCAATGAAATCCGCATGGAAGACAAGCTCAATTCCGAGGAGCTTTACGTCCATGCGCAGAAGGACATGACAGTCGAGATCGAAAACGCGCTTTCAACCACGGTCAAGGCGGGCGCGGAGACGCACGTGGTGCAGAAGGGCGATCGCAGTATCGAGGTCAGCGAGGGCAAGGAGACGCATACCGTCAAGGGCACGCGCACCGTCGATGTGACGGGCGACGAAACCCACACGAACCACGCGGCATTCACGCACAACATCAGCGGTGATCACACGCACAAGATCGACGGCAACTATACGTTGAAAGTGGGCGGCAACCTCGTGATCGAAGTCATCGGCTCGATCAGCATCAAGGCGGGGACGTCGCTGGCGAGCGAAGCGGGTACGTCGCACGCGAGCAAGGCAGGCACGACGCTCAGCACCGAAGGCATGACGGTTTCGCACAAAGCCTCGGCCACGCAGACGGTCGACGGCGGTGGTCAGCTCGCTCTGAAGGGCGGCATCGTCCAGCTCAACTGA